In a single window of the Candidatus Bathyarchaeota archaeon genome:
- a CDS encoding rhodanese-like domain-containing protein yields MKNMDIKKISMLIIAILIIATIGWLGINYIGQEQVIPTPTPETTLEPTPETIPESERQIAHKILTPQEAYDLIKANEGNPNFVILDVRTPEEFEEEHIENAINIDYYMDERTNYTKSFRDELDNLHKEKTYLVYCLVDIRSRTTLEMMEHLGFREVYDMSGGIVQWKAENLPTVK; encoded by the coding sequence ATGAAAAATATGGATATAAAAAAAATAAGTATGTTAATAATAGCAATCTTGATTATCGCTACTATTGGATGGCTAGGCATTAACTACATTGGTCAAGAGCAGGTTATTCCAACACCAACACCAGAAACAACACTAGAACCCACCCCAGAAACGATCCCAGAATCAGAAAGACAAATAGCACATAAAATATTAACTCCTCAAGAAGCATATGATTTGATTAAAGCTAACGAAGGCAATCCAAACTTTGTTATCTTAGACGTTCGAACTCCAGAAGAATTTGAGGAAGAACATATAGAGAATGCAATAAATATAGATTATTATATGGATGAGCGAACTAATTATACCAAATCTTTTAGGGACGAGCTTGATAATCTACATAAAGAAAAAACGTATCTTGTCTACTGTCTAGTAGATATCCGTAGCAGAACGACTCTGGAAATGATGGAACATTTGGGCTTTCGGGAAGTTTACGACATGTCAGGTGGAATTGTTCAATGGAAAGCTGAAAATCTACCAACTGTGAAATAA
- a CDS encoding asparagine synthase-related protein has product MEIKEIKANELDTETFIKEKITEISEIIGEGAAISALSGGVDSATVTMLGHKALGDRLKTYFIDNGIMRQNEPEQVVSIFKELGVNIELIKAQEEFFNALGGVTDPEEKREAITQTFYKDVFAKLLKKSDAKFLLHGTILTDVEETVAGIKRQHNIFEQIGIDPEDVFGYKIIEPLVQLRKDGVRKVAKSLGLPDTIYNRPPFPGPALAARVIGEASPERVEIVRKATIIVEEELKNIDAFQCMAILHNDKVTGIRNGKRDFGLQIEIRCWDSVDARIAKPTKLSYEVLINLSERITNEVPNVVSVTYNIAKKPPSTMEAV; this is encoded by the coding sequence ATGGAAATAAAAGAAATTAAAGCTAATGAGCTTGATACTGAGACATTCATAAAGGAGAAAATAACTGAGATTTCAGAAATAATAGGCGAAGGAGCGGCCATAAGTGCGTTATCCGGTGGTGTTGACTCAGCAACTGTAACAATGCTTGGGCACAAAGCTTTGGGTGATAGACTAAAAACATATTTTATTGATAATGGAATAATGAGACAAAATGAGCCAGAGCAAGTTGTTTCAATATTCAAAGAATTAGGCGTTAATATAGAACTGATAAAAGCACAGGAAGAATTCTTTAATGCTTTAGGAGGAGTAACGGATCCTGAAGAAAAGAGAGAAGCTATAACTCAGACATTTTACAAGGATGTATTTGCGAAATTACTGAAAAAGAGTGATGCAAAATTCCTTTTACACGGTACAATTCTTACAGATGTTGAAGAGACCGTTGCAGGAATAAAAAGACAACATAATATCTTTGAACAAATTGGAATTGACCCCGAAGATGTATTTGGATATAAAATCATAGAACCGCTTGTGCAATTAAGGAAAGATGGAGTAAGAAAAGTTGCAAAGTCTCTTGGATTACCAGATACAATTTACAATAGACCTCCATTCCCTGGACCAGCATTAGCAGCAAGAGTGATAGGCGAAGCTTCACCAGAGAGAGTAGAAATCGTAAGGAAAGCAACAATTATTGTTGAAGAAGAATTGAAAAACATAGATGCGTTTCAATGTATGGCGATTTTACATAATGATAAAGTAACTGGAATCAGAAATGGAAAAAGAGATTTTGGACTTCAGATTGAAATTCGATGTTGGGATAGTGTAGATGCAAGAATTGCAAAGCCGACTAAACTCTCTTACGAAGTTCTTATTAATTTATCAGAGAG
- a CDS encoding HAD family phosphatase, which produces MNNKIKYKVVAFDLDGTLVKKRNSWITLHEYFGTVEGAKKNFEAFENSEIDYLEFIRRDVALWPKGTNIDEIFQVLSIYNLMPNSKHVTLELRKNGYVLVIVSAGIDILAKKVAQDLGFHHFLANGLEIDKNGFLTGKGIIRVDPLKKHESLDAYLKNINLTLDDCISIGDSRIDKNLLKHSGFSIAFGNDESLKECADVVINDLIDLLKYA; this is translated from the coding sequence ATGAATAATAAAATCAAGTATAAAGTCGTAGCATTTGATTTAGACGGTACTCTTGTTAAGAAACGCAATAGTTGGATAACTTTACATGAATATTTTGGGACTGTGGAAGGCGCAAAAAAAAATTTTGAAGCCTTTGAAAATTCTGAAATAGATTATTTGGAGTTTATTAGAAGGGATGTAGCTCTCTGGCCAAAGGGAACAAACATTGATGAAATTTTCCAAGTTCTTTCTATCTACAACCTTATGCCAAACTCCAAACATGTCACGTTAGAATTGAGAAAAAACGGTTATGTGCTTGTAATAGTAAGTGCGGGTATCGATATACTGGCAAAGAAAGTTGCACAGGATTTAGGATTTCATCATTTTCTTGCTAATGGTTTAGAAATAGATAAAAATGGATTTCTTACTGGTAAAGGCATTATCAGAGTGGATCCTCTTAAAAAACATGAGTCTTTGGATGCATATCTAAAAAACATTAATCTGACTTTAGATGATTGTATTTCAATAGGTGATAGCAGAATCGATAAGAATCTTTTAAAACATTCTGGTTTTTCCATTGCATTTGGAAACGATGAGAGTCTAAAAGAATGCGCAGATGTAGTGATTAATGACTTGATAGATTTACTTAAATATGCATAA
- a CDS encoding DUF4013 domain-containing protein, with the protein MDISKNLNDALNYAKKMFDDLGRLVVLIVLGVIPIVNFAVMGYAARVLKTSPKANRPPKLEGYVDMWIQGLKIAVVTVIYMIIPAIILGAGMVSVIAGIFGAGFGNLMSQGGWKGGPDTWGPGVWRGLEMFASPAFIGFGALLIFIGFIIIFIILIIHLIGISNMIKKDSFGKAFAFSEIFNIVGKIGWGSYILWLIIMFVLFIIVSGLRAIPGIGWIVMAVVFPVFLVFLGRALGSMYEIGAKTRTKK; encoded by the coding sequence ATGGATATTAGTAAAAATCTAAATGATGCATTAAATTATGCAAAGAAGATGTTTGACGATCTAGGAAGGCTCGTAGTATTAATTGTTCTCGGAGTAATACCTATTGTAAACTTTGCTGTGATGGGTTATGCAGCTAGAGTATTGAAAACTTCTCCAAAAGCCAATAGACCTCCAAAGCTTGAAGGATATGTCGATATGTGGATACAAGGACTGAAAATAGCGGTTGTAACTGTTATCTACATGATAATCCCGGCTATAATATTAGGAGCTGGAATGGTAAGTGTAATTGCAGGAATCTTTGGTGCAGGATTCGGAAATCTTATGAGCCAAGGTGGTTGGAAAGGGGGGCCAGATACTTGGGGTCCAGGTGTATGGAGGGGTTTGGAAATGTTTGCTAGCCCTGCATTTATCGGATTTGGAGCTCTTTTAATTTTCATAGGCTTTATCATAATTTTCATAATATTAATAATACATCTGATAGGCATATCCAATATGATAAAAAAGGATAGTTTTGGGAAAGCTTTTGCGTTCAGCGAAATTTTCAATATTGTTGGAAAAATCGGCTGGGGAAGCTATATTCTTTGGCTAATCATTATGTTTGTTCTATTCATTATCGTCAGTGGACTTCGAGCTATACCGGGCATAGGATGGATAGTAATGGCTGTAGTCTTTCCAGTATTTCTCGTTTTTCTAGGACGAGCGCTAGGATCTATGTATGAAATCGGTGCAAAAACAAGAACTAAAAAATAG
- a CDS encoding SPFH domain-containing protein: protein MFDIFFYFILAIVILFLFASTIKLNKEWERAVLLRLGRYNRTKGPGLFFRIPIIELIYRRDMRIRTLDIRKQEVITKDNISVKIDAVVFMKVKEAVKSVTAIQDFVYSVQQYSQTTLRNVVGKYELDELLTQREAIAEEVKKIVDKTTEDWGIDISIVELQDIELPDDMKRIIARQAEAEREKRGVIIKSEGELKASENLRKASETLTKSPLAIELRRLSTLSDVSQDQSNTIVFAVPLESLSGALMASSGLQIPKPKRQKEKKKEE, encoded by the coding sequence GTGTTTGATATATTTTTCTACTTCATTCTAGCAATTGTAATTTTATTCTTGTTTGCCAGTACAATCAAGTTGAATAAAGAATGGGAAAGAGCAGTATTACTCAGATTAGGTAGATATAATAGAACTAAAGGACCTGGATTATTCTTCAGAATCCCAATAATTGAACTAATATATCGAAGAGACATGCGTATTAGGACTTTAGATATCAGAAAGCAAGAGGTCATAACAAAAGACAATATCTCGGTCAAGATTGATGCAGTTGTTTTCATGAAAGTAAAAGAAGCGGTCAAAAGTGTAACTGCAATTCAAGATTTCGTATATTCAGTTCAACAATACTCTCAAACTACATTAAGAAATGTAGTAGGAAAATATGAGCTTGATGAACTACTTACTCAGCGAGAAGCTATTGCTGAGGAAGTCAAGAAGATAGTGGACAAAACCACAGAAGATTGGGGCATAGATATCTCAATAGTTGAGTTGCAGGATATTGAATTGCCGGATGATATGAAAAGAATTATTGCCAGACAAGCAGAGGCGGAAAGAGAGAAAAGAGGAGTAATTATTAAATCCGAAGGAGAGTTAAAAGCATCTGAAAACTTGAGGAAAGCATCGGAGACCTTAACTAAATCTCCTTTAGCAATAGAATTGAGAAGATTATCTACGCTTTCTGACGTAAGTCAAGATCAGAGCAATACCATTGTATTTGCAGTTCCGCTAGAATCTTTATCTGGGGCTTTGATGGCATCTTCAGGATTACAAATTCCAAAACCGAAAAGACAAAAAGAAAAGAAAAAAGAAGAATAG
- a CDS encoding DUF2179 domain-containing protein, producing MVAQIDYTFILNSEIFSYVILPLLIFFARILDVSLGTIRIVLISKGLKYFAPIFGFFEVLVWILAIGQIIQHIDNILLYIAYAGGFAIGTFVGIKLENRLSLGLVVLRVITRKDASELIGLFKHQHHGFTVVEAEGPSGPVHIIFSVVNRRDLKEVIADIKKFNPHAFYTIEDARFASIGIFASKSSLQKRLSPFSIKSIRKGK from the coding sequence ATGGTAGCTCAGATTGATTACACTTTTATTCTGAATTCTGAGATATTTTCATACGTAATTTTACCGCTTTTAATTTTCTTTGCCAGAATCTTAGATGTGAGCTTAGGAACAATACGTATAGTCCTTATATCAAAGGGCTTAAAATATTTCGCACCAATTTTTGGTTTTTTTGAAGTATTGGTCTGGATTCTTGCTATTGGGCAGATTATACAACATATTGATAATATTCTCTTATACATTGCTTATGCCGGTGGTTTTGCGATAGGTACATTTGTTGGAATTAAATTAGAAAATAGGCTTTCTCTTGGGCTCGTAGTTCTTCGAGTCATTACTAGAAAAGATGCATCCGAACTAATTGGACTCTTCAAACATCAACATCACGGATTCACAGTAGTTGAAGCTGAAGGTCCCAGTGGACCCGTCCATATAATATTCTCTGTAGTAAATAGACGTGATCTCAAGGAAGTTATTGCTGATATTAAAAAATTCAATCCACATGCTTTCTATACAATCGAAGACGCTAGGTTTGCAAGTATAGGGATATTCGCATCCAAAAGTTCACTGCAAAAAAGATTATCGCCTTTTTCAATAAAGTCAATAAGAAAAGGAAAGTAA
- a CDS encoding glycoside hydrolase — translation MLRRNMKLCKFFLVILIIASILTSVYSVGATTWDESRNLSEAEYSQIRPRIAVNEDIIHIVWEDNAKGSIQYIRSVDGGNTWEPVIKLMDSDAVQQDPDIAVYGDNVYVVWEDQRNSATTGSDIYFKQSENGGITWKTEEQLTINEANQWNPRIAAFDEYLHLTWLDERNMATANYDIYYRRSTTSGRTWDSEQRLTSDPSIQWKQSIAAYGNNVYVVYEDYREWHYPPGGSKGIIVYYASSTDGGESWSIDNRLPTEGTWQMYPDVAASENYVYITWTDFRGFFESWLDIWLTVSADNGKTWSNNTRITTDSKLQDYPRITAVGKQFHIVWQDFRNANTTGIDIYYRKGSLNTDYKIDLETPIRLTESGWQYDQAITASNNEVHIVWTEEKLLETKGQEIFYKRGTN, via the coding sequence TTGTTGCGAAGAAATATGAAATTATGCAAATTCTTTCTAGTAATTTTAATCATCGCTAGCATTTTGACCTCCGTATATTCCGTTGGTGCGACTACATGGGACGAGAGTAGAAATCTCTCGGAAGCTGAATACAGTCAGATAAGACCTCGTATTGCAGTAAATGAAGATATAATTCATATTGTGTGGGAAGATAATGCAAAAGGATCGATCCAATATATACGAAGCGTTGATGGTGGTAATACTTGGGAACCAGTAATTAAGCTAATGGACAGTGATGCTGTTCAACAGGATCCGGACATAGCTGTGTATGGAGATAATGTATACGTAGTATGGGAAGATCAACGAAACTCTGCTACGACTGGAAGCGACATTTATTTTAAACAAAGTGAAAATGGTGGCATTACTTGGAAAACTGAAGAACAGTTAACCATTAATGAAGCTAACCAGTGGAATCCAAGAATAGCTGCATTTGATGAGTATTTACATCTTACTTGGTTGGATGAGAGAAACATGGCAACAGCTAATTATGACATCTATTATCGACGAAGCACAACTTCAGGCCGAACATGGGATAGCGAGCAGAGATTGACATCAGATCCTTCTATCCAATGGAAACAGTCGATAGCCGCTTATGGCAATAATGTCTATGTGGTCTATGAGGATTATAGGGAATGGCACTATCCACCGGGCGGTTCCAAAGGAATAATTGTCTACTATGCTAGCAGTACAGATGGTGGTGAATCATGGTCAATCGATAATAGACTACCAACTGAGGGGACTTGGCAGATGTATCCAGATGTTGCTGCTAGTGAAAACTACGTCTACATTACATGGACTGATTTTAGAGGCTTTTTTGAATCATGGCTTGACATTTGGCTTACAGTCAGTGCAGATAACGGTAAAACATGGTCTAATAATACAAGGATAACTACAGACAGCAAGCTGCAAGATTATCCAAGAATAACCGCTGTTGGCAAACAGTTCCATATAGTATGGCAAGATTTCAGAAATGCAAATACAACCGGGATCGACATATATTACAGAAAAGGTAGCTTGAACACTGACTATAAAATCGATTTGGAAACACCAATCAGGTTAACAGAATCCGGATGGCAGTATGATCAAGCAATTACTGCATCCAATAATGAAGTGCATATTGTATGGACTGAGGAGAAACTATTGGAAACAAAAGGACAAGAAATATTCTATAAAAGAGGTACAAACTAA